TCTTGTTTGACTTCATCCAATGTCTCTGGAGTTTTAATCCGTTCAATCAGTCTCTGTTCATCCAGATCAAATTGTTTTGCTATTTCTTGGTATGTTTCTAAATCACTAAGACTTTTGCCCTCGTAATAAAATGCTCGCTGCATTGCAGCCGCTAGGTACACTACTTGTTCTGGGGCCAAAGAGCGTAAAGCGGAAAATCCGATAGCTGCTGTCTCACTATCCATAATAAATGTACCTTCATTTAAAAGTTTATCATAGGAAGAACCAAACACTGCACCGGTAAGCTGTCCAATCCGTTTATTTGCTTCGGGAATATGCGGATATGCTGCTATTGATTGACTCTGATCACCTACAAAAAGACCAGCAGACAACACTTGGATCGGTAATTCTAAGTGGTTTTGATGAAATGTCCGTAGGCTTTTCGAGAATCCATAACACCAGCCACAATAAGCATCCCACACATAAATTAGAGAAAGCTCGTTATTTTTCATCATTCACAACTCCTTTAACTAACTTAACGCTCTCCAACAACTGAATATCGCATGTTTTCATGTTCCGGGTGTTCGATTTCGTCAAGCAAAGCGATGGCATAGTCTGCATAGCTAATGTAACTTTCCCCTTGAATGTTCAAGGTTACTCGATCTCCGCCTTTTTGGTATGACCCTGTTTTCCGACCCTCAGGATCAAAAATTCCTGCTGGACTAAGATACGTCCATTGAATACCAGTAGATCGCTGAAGATCATTAAGATTTTTGGCCATATTAACAGCCGTTGGTAAATATACTTCCGGAAAACCAGGTGCCTCAAATTTACGAGTTGTTTGAGCTTCATCTACAAACAGACTTCCTGCACCACCCACAACAATTAGTCTCGTTTGTATAGTTCCTTGAAGAGCCTTTATAAGAACTGTTCCAGCTTCTACATGCTGATGTTCCTGACCTTCGATAGCTTTAAATGCATTTACGACAACATCAAAGTCTTTAATATCTTCTGTATTAAGGTCGAATACACTTTTTTCGAGAATTTGAACGTCGTTTTTCTTAATCTTGCTTGCATTTCTAACAATTGCAGTTACTTGATGACCACGTTCTATAGATTCCTCTAGTATTACATTCCCCGCTTTTCCGCTAGCTCCAATAATCGCAATCTTCATATTTGTTTCACCTTTCTATCCTATATTTTAGAATGTTTTGGCAAGATCTTTAGCTCTCGCAATGGCATTTTCTTTGATCTCTTGTGCCTTGTCCTTAGCTTTATTATGCCCTTCAACAAACAGAGCTTCGAATGAAGGTACACCGAAGAAATTCATAATTACTTGAAGGTGACGATGCCCCATTTCAAGTTCATTCGCAGGACTCTCGGAGTAAAAACCACCCCGTGCCTGAATATGAATTGCTTTTTTATCAGTCAGTAATCCAATGGGTTGACCCTGTTCTGAGTAACGGAAAGATTTACCCGCCACAGAAACAGCATCAATATAAGCTTTCATCACTGGAGGATATGAAAAATTCCAGAAAGGAGTAACGAACACATATTTGTCCGCTTCAATAAATTGGTCAGACAGTTCTGCGAGACGTTTTACTTTCTCTTGCTCATCGCTTGAGAGTTGATTAAATTCACTTCCGGAGCGGAGTTTTCCCCAGCCACTAAAAACATGCGCATCAATGTGAGGAACATATTCTTTATACAAATCAATGTTCACAATATCATCTTCCGGATTAGCTTCCTTGTAAGATTCGATAAATGCTTTACCCACAGCCAGGCTATAAGATGTGGACTCCTCTAGAGGGTGTGCTGTAATAAAAAGTACTTTTGTCATCTTTATCATTCCTTTTGTTTTATTTTGCTATGATGTAATAATTTTAGTTACATCTTGTACATGTAATAATATAAGTTACAACTATGTTTATTGTCAACGTTTATTTGTAATTCATAATTAATTAACGTTCAATCAAAAATCCAATCAAAAAAAGCACGCTATGCAACAAAAAGAGCCGTTGATTTAAATACCTAATCAACAGCTTTTCTAATTCTTTTCTGATTGATCCCCATTTCTACTCTAATTGCAATTTAAGCGAGTTAAACAAACATGTCCTATCATGGGAAAGTATTAGAATTTTGAATAAAAGAAAATTGCATTTTCATCTTTATAATTTGAGTTTGAATACAATATAGTGTCCGCAGCGCCAATTTCAAACTCATTCTTCAAATAAAACCGGCAAGCGAGCAAATTAACATCCTGCGTCTCAAGCGTGAATCCTTTCATTCCTTTTTGTAATGCCCATTCCTTTGCCTTATTGAGCAAGGCGGTTCCTATTCCTTTTCCTCTGCTGCTTTCTAATACAATAAGTCTGTCAATGGAAGCAAATTTAATTTCGTCACTTGCGCTTAATCTTATATGTCCCAAGCATTTTCCTTGGGAATAGTATAAGAAAGCAATGCTGTCATCGCTATTAATATATTCATCAAGATCCTCGTGTTCCGGGTATTTTGATTCATAAGGTTGTTCATAAAGTTCTTCTTGATAACTCCATATGCCATTTTCTAATTTAGGTATAAGTCTCCCTATAACCGTGAAAGGATGTTCTTTGCGTTCGTAATCATTCTTGTTTTCAAGTGTCATTTCAATAATGTTAATTCCTCTGAATTTCTCCACAATATCTCTCCTCTGTCATGTTATAAAAGGTGTTTTTCTTCAGTTCAAGTTATCTTCTCATACTCACAAGCACGGAAAAGATTTAATAAGTTTACTCACTTTTTATTCAGGATGATCTGTTTCAATTTTTTCGGCTACACGTCCACCGATATCATATACACGCGAAACATTGTCTACTATGACTGGGATGTCATTCACCGCATCTTTTAACATCCATATATAAGATATTATGGCATATATTGTCCCGACAGTTATTCCATACAAATGCGTTAGCCTTAGTAGTGTTGCAACTGTTAAGATAATAACCATAATATCTACAATACCCCAAGTTATAGCTTCAGTGTTTGAAATCGATATGCGCCAGAATTGCATCCGATTGAAGTGACGTCGAACAAATGAAAGAGGCTGATGCATGATTATGTCCGATTGTACCTCTAATCGGTTGTTAAGTCCGTTATTCAGACGATAAGCACGTCGGGCAAACCATCGGTTAATTAATACAATTGGAATCATTATAAATAACCCGAAAAATCCAATAAATGGGTCATAAATAAAAAGCATAGTGATTGCACCAATAAAATAAATCGCAGCTGTGGCTATTGCAGGCAATTCTGTTTCAAAGAAAAACACAATTTCTCGAGACAATGAAACTCGTCCTGCAATCTTATTTCCTTCAATTCCACTAGCACGCTGGCGCTCAACCATATCAAAAGCCATACGAGAATAAATATCACCGAAGATTTTGGTGTCGTAGACATGTCTATATAGCCCGACAGACAAGTGAATAATCCATAAAGCGAAAATTGGTAAAAAGTTGGAAAGGTTCCCTTTCAATAATCCATCAATTGCAAGACCAATTGCTGCAGCTTGAAGAAGATTACAAATATTTTCAATAATAATTAATAAATAAGTAATACTGATCCCCTTATAATTTTGGAACCAGATTTGGCGAAACAACTGAACCGTTGGAGAATTTATCTTTTTCACTTCATCAACTCTCTATATATTAATCTTGAAATTTTTTTGCTAAAGTCCGTACATTCCCCCCAATATAATGCAGCCTGCCTATTTATCTTGTCCTCCTCCCTCTCATTAAGTACAATGAGAATCATAAAGTATATGGTTACCGGATAGTCAAGAGGAGGTTTATTATGGATAAACAATTTTATGGGTATTTTACAACTGGTGAATTTGCAAATCTTTTCCGTATAAAAAAGCAAACTCTGTTTCACTATGACGAAATTGGCTTGTTCTCTCCCGAAGTAAGAAAAGAAAATGGGTATAGATATTATTCCCATACTCAATTTGAACTTTTTCAAGTAATCAGTTTATTTAAAGAGGTTGGCGTTCCTTTAAAAGAGATAAAGTTCCTCTTAAATGATAAGACCTCAGACAATATAATCACCCTTTTTAAGGGAAAGTCCATTGAAATAGGGGAGAAAATTAAAAAACTCGAACATTTAAAAACAATCATGGAGACAAAAGTGAAACTTGCTGAACAAGCAATAGAAGCGGACCTTTCTTCCGTTTCTATTCAGTATTTAGAAGAAGAGAGAATCATGATTACTCCAAATTTATTAGGCTTATCTGAATGGCCATACATTACTGTTATCTCAGATCTTATTCATTATGTTCAATCACATGAATTGAATCTGGGGCACCCTGTAAGCGGTATGTTGGCGAAAGAACAAATACTGGAAAAAGACTTCTATAATTATCAACATTTATTTTTCAAGATACCAAATAATGTTGAGAATTTAGATTATCATGTGAAACCAAAAGGGTTGTATGCTGTCGGTTACCAAAAAGGAAATGAAGTTGAAGCAGCTTATGATAGGATTATTCAATTTATTGAAAAAAGTGGATTAAAAATCGGGGAATATGCATACGAGGAGTATATTCTAGATGAAGTGATGGTGGACGGGATGGCAAACCAAATTACAAAGATCCAACTTCAAGTTCTACGTGAGTTGGACTGAGAAGACACCCGTAAGATAAAATGTGGATTGTCAACAGTAAATCAAACAACTTTTTTAAGGGCTACATGGCGATATTGAATAGGCGTCATATATCCTAATGTTCCATGAATGCGATGTTGGTTAAACCAATTGACGTAATCGTATAATTCCAGTTCCCAATGACGAAGGCTCTGGAAGCTCATTTGGTTCACGAACTCCGTTTTCATGATTTTATAGGTGGCTTCAGCCACGGCGTTGTCATACCGACAGCCTTTTATACTCACTGATCGGCCGATTTCAAACATCTTTAGAAGTCCATCTATCATTTGATTTTTAAACTCGCTGCCCCGGTCGGTATGAAACCACCGAATCTAGCGCAAATCCCCCTGCACCGTGGCAAAAGCACGGGAAATCAGAGCAGCGTCCTTCTTCGGGCCCGCACTATAGCCAATGATCTCTCGATTAAATAAATCAACCAGCACGCAGATGTAATGCCAACGATTTTGGACTTTTACGTAAGTCAGATCGCTGACGACGAATCGCTTGGCTTCGGTTTGGTCAAAATTACGATTTAGGACATTAGCCGTGGCGGCCTCGTTACAAGCGGTTTTATGCGGCTTATACTGCGCCACCGTGTACG
This DNA window, taken from Paenibacillus kribbensis, encodes the following:
- a CDS encoding DsbA family protein — translated: MKNNELSLIYVWDAYCGWCYGFSKSLRTFHQNHLELPIQVLSAGLFVGDQSQSIAAYPHIPEANKRIGQLTGAVFGSSYDKLLNEGTFIMDSETAAIGFSALRSLAPEQVVYLAAAMQRAFYYEGKSLSDLETYQEIAKQFDLDEQRLIERIKTPETLDEVKQEFLIAANLGARSYPTLFLKKEDGLYNLGGGAMIAEKLEEKFAELI
- a CDS encoding NAD(P)-dependent oxidoreductase, with translation MKIAIIGASGKAGNVILEESIERGHQVTAIVRNASKIKKNDVQILEKSVFDLNTEDIKDFDVVVNAFKAIEGQEHQHVEAGTVLIKALQGTIQTRLIVVGGAGSLFVDEAQTTRKFEAPGFPEVYLPTAVNMAKNLNDLQRSTGIQWTYLSPAGIFDPEGRKTGSYQKGGDRVTLNIQGESYISYADYAIALLDEIEHPEHENMRYSVVGER
- a CDS encoding FMN-dependent NADH-azoreductase, whose protein sequence is MTKVLFITAHPLEESTSYSLAVGKAFIESYKEANPEDDIVNIDLYKEYVPHIDAHVFSGWGKLRSGSEFNQLSSDEQEKVKRLAELSDQFIEADKYVFVTPFWNFSYPPVMKAYIDAVSVAGKSFRYSEQGQPIGLLTDKKAIHIQARGGFYSESPANELEMGHRHLQVIMNFFGVPSFEALFVEGHNKAKDKAQEIKENAIARAKDLAKTF
- a CDS encoding GNAT family N-acetyltransferase, giving the protein MEKFRGINIIEMTLENKNDYERKEHPFTVIGRLIPKLENGIWSYQEELYEQPYESKYPEHEDLDEYINSDDSIAFLYYSQGKCLGHIRLSASDEIKFASIDRLIVLESSRGKGIGTALLNKAKEWALQKGMKGFTLETQDVNLLACRFYLKNEFEIGAADTILYSNSNYKDENAIFFYSKF
- a CDS encoding ABC transporter six-transmembrane domain-containing protein is translated as MKKINSPTVQLFRQIWFQNYKGISITYLLIIIENICNLLQAAAIGLAIDGLLKGNLSNFLPIFALWIIHLSVGLYRHVYDTKIFGDIYSRMAFDMVERQRASGIEGNKIAGRVSLSREIVFFFETELPAIATAAIYFIGAITMLFIYDPFIGFFGLFIMIPIVLINRWFARRAYRLNNGLNNRLEVQSDIIMHQPLSFVRRHFNRMQFWRISISNTEAITWGIVDIMVIILTVATLLRLTHLYGITVGTIYAIISYIWMLKDAVNDIPVIVDNVSRVYDIGGRVAEKIETDHPE
- a CDS encoding MerR family transcriptional regulator, producing the protein MDKQFYGYFTTGEFANLFRIKKQTLFHYDEIGLFSPEVRKENGYRYYSHTQFELFQVISLFKEVGVPLKEIKFLLNDKTSDNIITLFKGKSIEIGEKIKKLEHLKTIMETKVKLAEQAIEADLSSVSIQYLEEERIMITPNLLGLSEWPYITVISDLIHYVQSHELNLGHPVSGMLAKEQILEKDFYNYQHLFFKIPNNVENLDYHVKPKGLYAVGYQKGNEVEAAYDRIIQFIEKSGLKIGEYAYEEYILDEVMVDGMANQITKIQLQVLRELD